In a genomic window of Zonotrichia albicollis isolate bZonAlb1 chromosome 7, bZonAlb1.hap1, whole genome shotgun sequence:
- the SGMS1 gene encoding phosphatidylcholine:ceramide cholinephosphotransferase 1 → MKEVVLWSPEEVTGWLTDNAVPEYCEPLKNFTGRDLINLTEEDFKKSPLSRVSSDSGQRLLNMIEGLKMAHHMEAHKNGHANGHVRAGDAARQNGFGAALKLNGGIPNGFKKEMIKIPMPEPERSQYPMEWGKTFLAFIYALFCFVFTTVTISVVHERVPPKEVQPPLPDAFFDRFDRVQWAFSICEINGMILVGLWFVQWLLLKYKSIISRRFFCIVGTLYLYRCITMYVTTLPVPGMHFKCSPKLFGDWESHLRRIMKLIAGGGLSITGSHNMCGDYLYSGHTVILTLTYLFIKEYSPRRLWWYHWLCWALSMVGMFCILLAHDHYTVDVVVAYYITTRLFWWYHTMANQQVLKEASQTNLLARVWWYKPFQYFEKNVQGIVPRSYHWPLRCPALARGRQVKYSRLASDTR, encoded by the exons ATGAAAGAAGTGGTGCTGTGGTCACCCGAGGAGGTGACCGGCTGGCTGACGGACAATGCCGTGCCGGAGTACTGTGAGCCCCTGAAGAACTTCACTGGGCGGGACCTCATCAACCTGACGGAGGAGGATTTCAAGAAATCCCCTCTGTCCCGGGTGTCTTCCGACAGCGGGCAGCGGCTGCTGAACATGATCGAGGGGCTGAAGATGGCTCACCACATGGAGGCTCACAAGAACGGCCACGCCAACGGGCACGTGCGCGCCGGCGACGCCGCGCGCCAGAACGGCTTCGGCGCCGCGCTCAAGCTCAATGGGGGCATCCCCAACGGGTTCAAGAAGGAGATGATCAAGATCCCCATGCCCGAGCCGGAGCGCTCGCAGTATCCCATGGAGTGGGGCAAGACTTTCCTGGCTTTTATTTATGCACTTTTTTGTTTCGTCTTCACCACGGTGACTATCTCGGTGGTTCATGAACGAGTGCCTCCCAAGGAGGTGCAGCCTCCCCTCCCAGATGCATTTTTTGATCGCTTTGATCGGGTGCAATGGGCTTTTTCTATTTGTGAAATCAACGGCATGATCCTTGTAGGACTGTGGTTTGTTCAGTGGCTGCTCTTAAAATACAA GTCTATAATTAGCAGAAGATTTTTCTGTATCGTTGGCACACTATACCTGTACCGGTGTATTACCATGTATGTGACTACACTCCCAGTACCTGGAATGCATTTCAAGTGTTCTCCAAAG CTCTTTGGAGACTGGGAATCTCACCTGAGAAGGATAATGAAGTTGATTGCTGGCGGAGGCTTGTCCATCACGGGCTCCCACAACATGTGTGGGGATTACCTGTACAGCGGCCACACCGTCATCCTCACCCTCACCTACCTGTTCATCAAAGAGT ATTCCCCACGGCGACTCTGGTGGTAccactggctctgctgggctctcaGCATGGTGGGGATGTTCTGCATCCTCCTTGCTCATGACCACTACACTGTGGACGTGGTGGTGGCTTACTACATCACTACAAGGCTATTCTGGTGGTACCACACAATGGCCAACCAGCAA GTGCTAAAAGAAGCTTCCCAAACGAACCTCCTTGCAAGGGTGTGGTGGTACAAGCCCTTCCAGTACTTTGAGAAGAATGTGCAAGGCATTGTACCTCGCTCGTACCACTGGCCCCTGCGGTGTCCGGCGCTGGCGCGGGGCCGGCAGGTCAAGTACAGCCGCCTGGCGAGTGACACCAGGTAA